The following coding sequences are from one Gossypium hirsutum isolate 1008001.06 chromosome A12, Gossypium_hirsutum_v2.1, whole genome shotgun sequence window:
- the LOC107942278 gene encoding E3 ubiquitin-protein ligase RING1-like gives MSFVGEVSSGGGASTVGVNNKQFFCYQCNRTVSITISPSSDPSCPLCNDGFLEEYENPNFNPGSAFHNPNPNFNPFSDPYLTMSDPVSSFLQLLFPSSSSSSPASVGSTRSGSGDPFSFDPFAFIQGHLSDLRSRGAQIEFVIQNNPSEPGFRLPVNVGDYFIGPGLEQLIQQLAENDPNRYGTPPASKSAMDTLPSVKISKHNLSSEFNQCAVCMDEFEDGTEAKQMPCKHLYHKDCIFPWLELHNSCPVCRHELPTDDPDYERRVRGAQGTAGGNDGSSSGLADNAQRSAGDNRTVERSFRISLPWPFRARGSGSGSGDNAETRQEDLD, from the coding sequence ATGTCGTTCGTCGGGGAAGTCAGCAGCGGCGGCGGCGCTAGCACCGTCGGCGTAAACAATAAGCAGTTCTTTTGCTACCAATGCAACCGTACCGTCAGTATAACTATCTCCCCTTCATCTGATCCCTCTTGTCCCTTATGCAACGATGGATTTCTCGAAGAATACGAAAACCCTAACTTTAATCCAGGATCCGCCTTCCATAACCCGAACCCGAACTTTAACCCATTCTCTGACCCCTATTTAACGATGTCGGATCCTGTCTCCTCCTTCCTCCAGCTCCTTTTTccttcctcctcttcatcatcCCCTGCTTCCGTCGGGTCGACCCGTTCTGGCAGTGGCGACCCGTTCTCTTTCGATCCATTTGCCTTCATTCAAGGTCATCTCAGCGATCTACGTTCACGCGGGGCGCAAATCGAGTTCGTGATCCAAAACAATCCGTCCGAGCCGGGCTTTCGGCTTCCGGTGAACGTCGGGGATTATTTCATCGGACCGGGCCTCGAGCAACTAATCCAGCAGCTGGCCGAAAACGACCCTAACCGGTACGGAACCCCACCAGCATCGAAATCAGCCATGGACACGCTACCTTCGGTGAAGATTTCGAAGCATAACTTGAGTTCGGAGTTCAACCAGTGCGCAGTTTGCATGGACGAGTTCGAGGATGGGACTGAAGCAAAACAGATGCCCTGCAAGCATCTTTATCATAAGGATTGCATATTTCCGTGGCTAGAGTTGCATAATTCTTGCCCTGTGTGTCGTCACGAGTTGCCTACAGATGATCCTGATTATGAGAGGAGGGTTCGTGGGGCACAGGGGACTGCTGGTGGCAATGATGGTAGTAGTAGTGGTCTTGCCGATAATGCGCAGAGGTCTGCCGGGGATAATCGAACGGTGGAGAGGAGTTTCAGGATATCGCTTCCTTGGCCATTTAGGGCTCGTGGGTCGGGTTCAGGATCAGGCGATAATGCGGAGACCAGGCAAGAAGATCTGGATTGA